In Chloroflexota bacterium, the genomic window ACGGTAACGCGCGTATCCAACTGCCCAGCGGCAATCTCTTTGGAGGCCGAAACCAGCTTCCGAATGGGAATGTGGATACCCCTGGCGAGAAAATAGGAAGCTACCAATGAAATTAACGCCCCGGCAATCGTGATTGCTAAAAATGTGAGGATGGTGCGCTGCTGAATATCGAGATATTTTTGCTCCAGCACACCTACATATAAAATCCCGATCACGCGCCCATAGACATCATGGATCGGTTCGTAAGCGGTGATATACCAATTGTTGACCACGTAAGCCCGGTCGATCCACGGTTCGCCCTGCACGATGACACGGTTATAAACCTCTTCGGATACACGTGTGCCGATGGCCCGTTCACCGTTTTCATTTTTTACATTCGTGGAGATACGTACATCATCCATGAAGATGGTCGCCGTGCCAATATCCTGGCCCTTATAGATTACGTCTTCATAAACGGTTTGCTTGATCTTGTCCACAATTTCGTAGTCTTTGGAGAGCAGGACACCGCCATAGACTACGCCAATGAGATTCCCTTCATAATCGAAGATCGGCGCGGCGGCTTTCAGCATCATGCCATCGGTGATTTCGGTTTCTTCACGCTCGCGCGCCAGGTGTGTATCAATGAGTTCGATGTAGGCTTGTTTAGCTAACTCTGGAATATCGCGTTGCAATATCTCGCCACTAACGATGATTGTGGCCGCAGAAGGTTTTTTGCTGTATAGCGTTCGGTTGATAATCGTGTCACTGCCCTGATTGTCGCCAGTGAGATCAGGGTTGCAGGTGCGGATGAGTACATAACCATATTTGTCGGTGATAGCCAACACATCGAGATTTTCGGCTTTTTTGATGCGATCGAGTTCATCGAACGCGGCATCCAAATTTCCATTGATGAGTGCATCCCGCAAGAAAAAGCGACTCGCCGTGGACTGCACGGTGGTGTCGATCTGATTAAGCTGGTTGTTATAGATTTCACGGGCTGAATTGAGATCGTTGCGCACCTTCTCTTGCGCCTCCGACAAAATCAGGCTGCTTACGAGCCGGATGCCGACCACCATAAAAACACCGCTGATGAATACAATCACAAGCAAATAGCTCAACATGAGCTTTGCCCCAATTTGCACCCGCACATTGCGCAGCCGGAAGAAAAATCCGGTTGGCGGGTGATGATCGGTGGTGGGTTCAGCAGAACTAGTCATTTTTTGTGTTGCCCACCCCTCCCTCTCTCAAATTTGGGAGAGGGAGGGTGAGGGCCTGATCCTGATCTTCCGTTATCGAGTTACTCGCTTAGAGCCTCGAATACAAGCTCGATCAAATCTTTTACAACGATATATTCTTCGTTGCTGGTTGTTTTAACGGCATCAGCGTACATGGTGATATCTTTGGGGCAAGCGACGATGAAGTCCGTCACGTTGCCGAGTTCAACGGCTTCGCGAATGCGAGCTTCACTGGGACGTTCGCTCATTTCGCCCTCAGCCATCCAGATGCGTCCGCCACCCGCACCGCAGCAGAAAGCCTGATCGCGGCAACGGGGCATTTCAATGATCTCACAGCCAGTAGCCTCAATGACGCGCCGCGGTGCGTCATAAACGCCGTTGTAGCGTCCCAGGTAGCAGGGGTCGTGGTAAGTGACTTTGTAGCCCAGTTTTTTGATGAATTTCAATTGCCCGGAAGCGATCAACTGGTCAAGCAATTCCGTATAGTGCAGCACGGGTNNNNNNNNNNNNNNNNNNNNNNNNNNNNNNNNNNNNNNNNNNNNNNNNNNNNNNNNNNNNNNNNNNNNNNNNNNNNNNNNNNNNNNNNNNNNNNNNNNNNGTGGGGTACTCATTCTTGAGGGCGTTATAGCTGTGCGGATCCGTTGTGACGATTGTCTGATACTCGCTGCGTTCCAGAGCTTTCATATTCTTTTCAACCAGCATCTCGAACAGCCCTTCTTCACCCGCGCGGCGCACATCGTTGCCGGAGTGATTTTCGCCTTTGTAGAGAATGCCAAAATCCAGCCCGATTTGCTGGAATACGGCGGCGGTTTTCTGGGTAATTTCGCTCAGGGTAGGGCTGTAGGCAGCATAATCGCCCACGAACCACAGGTATTCGACCGGCTCTTTGCCCGCATCTTTGATTTTGGATTCAATACCTTTGGCCCATTTGGCCCGCATTCGTTCGGATTGCCCAAACGAATTGCCGTAGCGTCCCAAATTGGTGAGCGCGTCTTGTAATTCGGCATCTACATCGCCTTCAATGACCAGATAACGGCGCATGTCTACGATAGCGTCAAGATGTTCGATCAGCACCGGGCACTCGTGGATGCAGGCTCCGCAGGTGGTGCAGGCCCATAAGGCTTCGGTGGCGATAGCTTCGCCGACTAACTGGGAACCGTTCGAGCGTAGTGCATCTCGAATAGACAGAATCAACTCTTTCGGGCTGAGTGGCGTCCCCGCGGCAAATGCCGGGCAGGCATCCTGGCAGCGTCCGCATTCGGTGCAGGCATCCCCATCGAGCAACTGCTTCCAACTTAAATCACTCAACTGGCTGACATATATCGGCTTACCTGTTGGCGTTTCCTTACCCGGCGACAATGTGCCGAAGGGATGGTTGAGTTTCGAGAAGAAAGCGTTCAGCGGCCCAGTGAGGGCGTGCATCAGCGTGCCCACGGGCAGCGTGATGAGGGTCAATGCCACAATGAGTAAGTGGAAAACCCAGATGCCAAGGTGCCAGCTTGTGAGCGCAGCATCGGATGCGCCGGTGGCGATCCAAAGTTGAGCCAGCCCCCAGCCCGCCGGAGATGACCACGCCCAGGCTGGTTGTTCCACCGCCAACCGCAGCGATTCGGTGAACAGGCCACCGAGCACGATCAGCGTAATCAGCGTCAGCGATCCGGTGAAGCCCGGCTCTAGCGTCAGGCGTCGTGGTTTTTGCACATAGCGCCGATAGATGGCCATCCCCGCGCCGACCAGGAACACGATGGTGAAGGCATCGAGGGTGAATTTATAAACGATCAGGGTGTTGCCAAAGAGAAACTCGAAAAAGTGGTCGTGGATGGTCGCCAGTGCTGTGCCCAGGAAAAAGACAAAATAGCTCCAGGCGATGGCAACATGCATCACGCCGGGGTAGCGTTGGCGCAGAACTTTGGTTTGAACGATAGCATATTGAATCAGCCGTCCCAGCCGCAGGTGGAGTTTATCCCAGCGCGCTTCAGGCTGCCCAATCTTCCACCACAGGCTGGCCTGGCGATAAAAGCGGAACAGCATAACAAAGGCGGCCAGGAACATAATTGTGTACACGTACAGTTCCGGCGCGCCCCAATTATGCGGTATGCCCCAATAATTCACTCGTTCAGGCATAATATCCTCCGACAGACCTCTGAGGTCTCGTGCCTATGCTTCTTCAAGCGCTTCCAGCAGTGGATCAATTAAATCAAAGAGATCGATTTCAGCGCCATATTTGGCAATATCGAAAATCGGCGCATCGGGATCCATGTTGATGGCGACAATCATTTCAGCATCCGTCATACCCTCAACATGCTCAGGCGCGCCGCTGATGCCCAGCGCCAGATACAACTTCGGTTTCACGCTCTTGCCCGATTTGCCGACCATGCGCGAGGTTGGCAGCCAGCCCTGATCGACCACCGGGCGCGAAGCGCACACCACACCGCCCAATAATCCGGCCAGTTCTTCCGCCAGTTCGAGATTGTCTTCGGTCTGAATGCCGCGCCCCACGGCGATGAGCACATTTTCGCTGGAAATATCGACATCGGCGGCTTCTGGCTCGATATATTGCTTCAGCGAAACGCGGGGAGCTTCAATGTTGACCTCGAAGGTGGTTATTGCTGGTGAGGTTTCGGTCTGCCCCTGTGCGGGTTTGTACCCTCCGGGGATCATTGTGATCAGGGTGGTCTCATTCGAGAGAGCACTTTCCGCCATAATTTTGCCGCCGCAAATCTGGCTGATGAGATTGCCATCTGCCACCCGAATACAGGAACTTACCAGTGGTAGCCCCAGGCGGGCTGAGAGTACGCCGGAAATATCCGAACCGATGGAGGTGCTGCCGAAGAATACGGCGCGGGGTGCCTGCGCGGTGAGCAGCCCAGCCAACGCTTGTTGATATGCGTCGGACGTGAATTCGGCCAGAGCCGGATGATCACTGTAGAGTAACCGATCCGCGGCCAAATCGTTGGCTAAATCCTGAGCGTTATGCCCCAGCAGCACGCCTACAACTTCGCCACCCGTTGCTTGCGCCAGATCACGAGCCGCAGCCAACATGATGTAAGAAATATCGGCAACTTGCCCGCGTAGATGCTCAACTACAACAAAAATATCTTGATTCATTTGCATCCTCCTCCTTACACCAATCCGGCTTCTTTGAAAATTTCAACCAGTCTGGCGGCGACTTCTTCTTCATCGCCTTCCAGCATTTCGGCGCGTTCGGCGGCTTCGGGCACATACATACGTTGCACCACTGGTCCGCCGCTCGCATCCAGATCGCCAACTTCTTGCTCGTCGATAGTGGCGGTTTTCATCATCTGGCGCACTTTGCTGATGGCCACGTAGCGCGGCGGTTCCTCGCCTGCCTGAATGCCCAGCACAGCCGGCAAAGCGACTTCCATTTCAGCGATCAAGCCCCCGGGGTATTCCTTGCGCGCGACTGCGGTTTCCCCCGAAACAGAAACACCCGAGATATAGCCGACATACGACATCCCCAGGTATTCGGCAACTAAGGGGCCAACTGATCCATCCAGGTCGTCGTTGGCTTGCACGCCCGTGAGTACCAGGTCTGGCTTGAGTTCTTTCGCCGCACTTGCAAAGGCACGTGCCAGCGCGTGGTTGTTTACACCATTTTCAAAATCACCCTTCAATAAAATTAAGCGATCCGCGCCTTTGGCCGCGATCGTGTAGAGCATCTCATTAACCCCTTCGGCTTCCGGTGCAATCACAGTAACTTCGCCCCCTGATCGCTCTTTTAAAATAATGGCCTGCTCAGTGGCATGGTTATCGAATTCGTTGATGATCAGGCGCAGCCATTCCATATCGAGCGCGGTGCCACTTTCGGCAATCTCAAGTTCTTCAACGAGATCCGGCACGAGTTTGGCTAAAACCACGATATTGGTCATCTTTCACCTCCTGACTTGCTTACAACGCGTCGGCTAAGAGTTCAATAATGTCCTTGACGATGAGCTTGTCGGCTCCCGCAACGGTTTTGGCGGCGTCTTCAAAGCGAGGCGGTTCGTAGGGGCAGGCCACGGCCAACACGTCTGCTTGGGAATCGGCGGCTTCTTTGACGCGCCAATCCGAGAGACGCACACCGGTTTTTTCCCACTGGAAGCCATCCAGCCACATCCCACCGCCGCCGCCGCCGCAGCACAGACTGGTGGTGCGATTGTGCTCCATTTCAACCAGTTCTATGCCGGGAATCGCCTCCAAGAGCTGGCGTGGTGCATCGTAAACGCCATTGGCGCGGCCCAAATAGCAGGGATCGTGGTACGTGACACGCATTTCCGCGTTTCCCTTTAGCAACGCCTTGATCTTATCCAGGTGTTCGACCAGAAATTCGGTGTAATGACGCACCGGGTATTCGATGCCCAATGCAGGGTACTCGTTCTTGAGTGCGTTATAGGCATGTGGATCGGTGGTGATGATTTCGCCGAATTCATATTTGCTAAAGGCTTTGCCGTTCTTTTCGGCGAGCACTTCGAATAGGCCGCGTTCGCCCGCCAAACGTTGCGAGTCGCCATCGCTGCTTTCCTCGGGGCCGAGAATGCCGAAATCGATACCCAAGGCATTCAATAGCTTGAAGAAAGCGCGTGTGGTTTGTTGCACGCGCGGATGATAGGATGGATAGTCGCCCACGAACCAGAGTACGTCCACTGGGCGTTTGAGTTTGCGCATGATAGGCACTTCAGGTTCCAGCCCGTTTGCCCATTCCGCGCGCTTGCGTGGGGACTCGCCCAAGGGGTTGCCGTAGCGCTGTGAGAATTCCAGCGCGCTTTGCAATTCCGTGGGGATATTGCCCGCCAAGAGCATTTCCTCTTTGGCGCGGGTCATCAGCCCGGGGGTTAGTGGGATGTTCTTCGGGCACACCTCCACACAGGCGTAGCACGATACACACATCCAGACCGAATCGCTCTCGACGACTTCATCAAAAATGCCTGCGCGCAACCAGGAGATCATCCGTCCAGGGGGAAAATCCATCACGTAACCCAGGGGACATACACCGCTACAGTTGGCGCATTGCAAACAGGTCTTGATATTTTCGCCGTCAGCAACATCAAAAAGGCTTTGATAGAATTCTTGGGTAAAAGGTGAAAAATGAGAAATGGTATTCGCTGCCATCAGGTACCTCCTACTTTTTTGGCGGCAATGGAGGCCGAGACTCTGTGGGTAATTAAGTGAGCGTTGAGAGCCTCAAGAGAAAAATACTCTTTCAGACCGATTGACTTTGTGTTTCATCAGCCTGTTATGCGCATTTAAATTGAAAAATAGATGGTAATCGCGCTGTATTTACTATATAAAAAGGTATTGGCGCTCAATAGTGGAAAACATCATAGGCCGAGCCGCCTTTTGTCATTCAAAAACATCTAAATAATATGGATGAACTATGTGTGATTATTTTTTGGGCAAGGTGAGATGAATGTTTGCTAAGAAGGTGCCTGGCGCAGGAGGACGGTTATTGCTTCGCGGTACAATTGCCGGGTGGGCTAATGCAGATTTCTAGACCCTGCAAAAATGAGCGTATCAGCTTTTGAGGGCAAATGAGGAGTGTATGAACGCAATAGACAAATTACATGCTTTAGGGCAATCACTTTGGTACGACAATATTGAACGGCATTTGTTGGCAAGCGGAGAGTTGGCTGCGATGGTTGCGCGCGGCGAAATTCGCGGGGTTACCTCAAACCCAAGCATATTTAGCAATGCAATCGTCAATTCGCACAATTATGACTATGACTTAATTACGCTGGCTGAAGATGATTATTCGAGTGAGCAAATCTACGAGAGTCTTGCTATAGCCGATATTCAAGGAGCGTGTGATGTTTTTCTGCCGCTTTATGAGCAAAGCAATGGCGGGGATGGCTATGTCAGCCTGGAGGTCAGCCCATATCTAGCGCGGGATACTGAGAAAACTTGCCAGGAAGCGAAGCGCCTTTGGAAACGAGTCGGTCGTCCTAATTTGATGATAAAGATTCCCGCTACGGTGGAGGGCTTGCCTGCGATTACGCGCACAATTGCTGCGGGAATAAATGTCAACGTGACCTTGATCTTTTCGATCCGCCGGTACGAGGCTGTTATGGATGCATATTTGACGGGATTGGAACAGCGTCTTGCAACTGGGGAACCGATTGATGGGATTGCCTCCGTGGCCTCATTTTTTGTCTCGCGGATCGATTCGAATATTGACGCGCGTTTGCAGACCCTTGTGGACGCAGGCGGAGATTTGGCGCCGCGCGCGGCAGCCCTACAAGGGAAAATTGCCATTGCTAATGCACGGCTAGCCTTCGTACGCCACAAAGAAGTTTTTGCAGGCGAGCGTTGGGAAAAGATTGCCGATATGGGTGGTCAGATCCAGCGCGCTTTGTGGGCTTCGACGAGTACCAAAAATCCTGCTTATAAAGACACGCTTTATATCGATGAGTTGATTGGGGCCAATACAGTTAATACGGTACCCCCGGCTACATTAGTGGCCTTTGGCGATCATGGTGTGGCCGCGCTGACTTTGGATGCAGATGTAGCTGCAGCACAGGCAGCTATGGATGGATTGGCCGCACTAGGTATTTCGATGGATACCGTGACGCAGGAACTTGAAGTTGAGGGTGTGAAGAAATTCGCCGAAGCATTCACCATATTGCTAAATGCGGTAGAACAGCGTATGAGACGCGTATAGCCGCTTTTATTTATTCCTGCCAACCATTTAGATGGAACCACAGATGAACGCCGGTGCATGTGGTTGAAAAAACTCATCAGCGCTTATTTGTGTTCATCTGTGGTTTTTGGGGTCTGGAAAGATCATTCGCATAACCTGATGTAGAAAAAACCTGCTTGCCAGAGGGATACTTAATGAACCGTAGAGATTTTTTGAAGATCGTCACTTTGCTGGGAGGCGCGGTGGCAGCGAGCCGTTGCAATATGTTGGAAGAAGGTGATGAAACCGTTATTGTCGTTGGGGCCGGGATTGCCGGCCTCAGCGCTGCGAGCGCGCTAAAAAAGTGGGGGTATAACGTGATCGTTCTGGAAGCGCGCCCGCGTGTGGGTGGTCGTATCTGGACTAGCAGGGAGTGGGCGGATGCGCCGCTCGATATGGGTGCCTCGTGGATCCATGGGATTACCAACAATCCGATTGCTCGTCTTGCGAACGCCAATGATATTAAAACCATTGAGACGGATTACGAGAATCATTGGATCTACACGGCAGAAGGCAGCGAACTCACCAACGCAGCCTACGACAGACTTGAAGAATATGAGGCGGTGGTGCAAGACTATATAACCGAAACAATTGAAATGTTGAATGACGACGTTTCCCTGCAAGCCGTCTTGGGTATTGCACTTGCTGAAGAAGATATCTCGGCAAATGAGAAACAGATAATTTTGTACCTCCTTAACACAATCATTGAACATGAATTCGCTGCGGATATAAACAACTTATCGGCGTTTTCTTTCGACCAGGGTGATGAGTTCGGGGGTGAAGATGTCATCTTCACCGATGGATATGAGCAAATTATTGCGCTGCTCGCCGATGGGCTGGATATTCGGTTGAATGAAATTGTTCAGCGCGTGGAATATAGCGATGGCGGTGTGACAATCACTACAAATCAAAATCTCTATGATGCTGATCGCGCTGTAATCACTTTGCCTCTGGGTATACTAAAAAGTGGACGCGTACAATTTTCTCCCGCGCTTCCCGTGGACAAGCAGCGTGCGATTAAGCAATTGGGGATGGGTTTACTTGATAAAGTGTATTTGCGTTTTCCCCATATATTCTGGCCTAAAGCGGCTGAATTGCTGGGCTATATTGGACCCCGCAAAGGTGAATGGGCAGAGTGGCTGAATATAGCGCATTACACCAATGCGCCAATCTTGCTGGGTTTCAACGCGGCCACTTTTGCGCGTCAAACCGAAGCCTGGTCTGATCAGCAAATTGTTGGCGACGCTATGGCAACCCTGCGCACCATATTTGGCGAAAATATTCCCGATCCATTGGCATGGCAGATTACACGCTGGGCGGCTGATCCTTATGCCTTAGGCTCTTATTCGTATCTGACGCCGGGAACCGACGGGGAGACTCTGGATGCTTTGGCTACCCCGGTTTCTGGGCGCTTATTTTTCGCTGGCGAAGCCACCTCGCGCGAGTATCAGGCGACGGTTCATGGGGCGTATCTGTCGGGCATACACGCGGCCGAAGAACTTTGGGATGCGTAAGACCCATTAGTAGGGCTACTTCGGCAACATTCCAAGATAATCCATCTGATGCACAATACACAAGAGTTCTCCGTCAGTGATTTGCTGGCGGCGAGTTGCTATCCAGCGTTCCAACAAAATAGCGTCGATATCGGGCTGGCGGCGCATTTCTGTTTCAACAAAATTGAGTAAATGTTGCAAGAAAACGTCTTCATTTTGCGCATAGCCAAGAGCGTTGGCGTAGATTACCCAATCGGAGCTGCCTGTGGCGAGAATATCAACGCCATGTTGTCGCAATTCGCCAAAGAGATGCCGCCCGGCGCGGCTGTCTCCGCTGGGCTGGCCGTCGGTGCGGCGTTTATCCATCGTCTGGTTGTAGCGTGCCAGAATTTGAGCTTCGAAATCGGGCAACAGCGGCGGCTCGAAGATCGTCAAGCCATCATAATTGATCGTGGTATAAAACAACCCGCCGGGCTGGAGCGCCGTCAACAGGCTCGGTAAGGCGCTGGGCAGGTGGAATAAATCCAGCACGGCATGGGCAATCATTGCGTCCCAGGCCGCGGGACACCTCGCCAACAGGGGGAAAATATCACCGCAGATCGTTTCGACATCAACGCGTCGCTTGTCGTTCGTCAGCCTGAATCTGTCATCCGTAACAAACTCAAAACGCCAGTTGGCTTCCCTGGCCCAATTCTCTAAATAAACTTGCGCATAGGCAATACTGTCTGGCTCTGTATCGACCAGCGTGTAGCGGCAGTTTGGCAGGGTGTCATTCTCTAGCAGGCGCGCCAGCATTGTGCCAATCCCGCCGCCGACTTCGAGAATATCAAGCTGGTCTTTGAGGGTGGCACGTTGCTGTAAACTTTCACCGAATTGATTCCAGACGCGTAAATTCAAGGCGCGGTCATCGACGCTTTTTTTTGACAATAAATAATCCGTGAAGGGAGGCAGTTGATTAGTTTGCATCGCTTTTTTTCGGTAATTCCTGTATTGTTTTTTAGATTCCAGAAAGTATCAAAAAAACGCAGTCATTGCGAGCCGCTGTGAGATGCAGTGAGCGGCGAAGCAATCT contains:
- a CDS encoding HAMP domain-containing protein: MTSSAEPTTDHHPPTGFFFRLRNVRVQIGAKLMLSYLLVIVFISGVFMVVGIRLVSSLILSEAQEKVRNDLNSAREIYNNQLNQIDTTVQSTASRFFLRDALINGNLDAAFDELDRIKKAENLDVLAITDKYGYVLIRTCNPDLTGDNQGSDTIINRTLYSKKPSAATIIVSGEILQRDIPELAKQAYIELIDTHLAREREETEITDGMMLKAAAPIFDYEGNLIGVVYGGVLLSKDYEIVDKIKQTVYEDVIYKGQDIGTATIFMDDVRISTNVKNENGERAIGTRVSEEVYNRVIVQGEPWIDRAYVVNNWYITAYEPIHDVYGRVIGILYVGVLEQKYLDIQQRTILTFLAITIAGALISLVASYFLARGIHIPIRKLVSASKEIAAGQLDTRVTVHTNDELQYLAISFNRMAQSLQKRDDQLKEFATQRIMESERLALVGQLSANIAHELNNPLQGIVTFSHLLLEDGACDDATTRFSLEKIVGQANRCRDIIRGLLDFSRQRMPEKALCNVNEVLHECASLVEHQALFHNILVIKYFQEDLPMAIIDHAQIERVFINMIVNAAEAMEGSGHLTISTRYKPESDFVEIAFSDTGPGISEANQKKIFDPFFTTKDVGHGTGLGLAISYGIIKGHKGSISVESEIGRGATFIIGLPLRANGNNKESSQHG
- a CDS encoding (Fe-S)-binding protein; translation: MAANTISHFSPFTQEFYQSLFDVADGENIKTCLQCANCSGVCPLGYVMDFPPGRMISWLRAGIFDEVVESDSVWMCVSCYACVEVCPKNIPLTPGLMTRAKEEMLLAGNIPTELQSALEFSQRYGNPLGESPRKRAEWANGLEPEVPIMRKLKRPVDVLWFVGDYPSYHPRVQQTTRAFFKLLNALGIDFGILGPEESSDGDSQRLAGERGLFEVLAEKNGKAFSKYEFGEIITTDPHAYNALKNEYPALGIEYPVRHYTEFLVEHLDKIKALLKGNAEMRVTYHDPCYLGRANGVYDAPRQLLEAIPGIELVEMEHNRTTSLCCGGGGGGMWLDGFQWEKTGVRLSDWRVKEAADSQADVLAVACPYEPPRFEDAAKTVAGADKLIVKDIIELLADAL
- a CDS encoding electron transfer flavoprotein subunit alpha/FixB family protein; its protein translation is MNQDIFVVVEHLRGQVADISYIMLAAARDLAQATGGEVVGVLLGHNAQDLANDLAADRLLYSDHPALAEFTSDAYQQALAGLLTAQAPRAVFFGSTSIGSDISGVLSARLGLPLVSSCIRVADGNLISQICGGKIMAESALSNETTLITMIPGGYKPAQGQTETSPAITTFEVNIEAPRVSLKQYIEPEAADVDISSENVLIAVGRGIQTEDNLELAEELAGLLGGVVCASRPVVDQGWLPTSRMVGKSGKSVKPKLYLALGISGAPEHVEGMTDAEMIVAINMDPDAPIFDIAKYGAEIDLFDLIDPLLEALEEA
- a CDS encoding electron transfer flavoprotein subunit beta gives rise to the protein MTNIVVLAKLVPDLVEELEIAESGTALDMEWLRLIINEFDNHATEQAIILKERSGGEVTVIAPEAEGVNEMLYTIAAKGADRLILLKGDFENGVNNHALARAFASAAKELKPDLVLTGVQANDDLDGSVGPLVAEYLGMSYVGYISGVSVSGETAVARKEYPGGLIAEMEVALPAVLGIQAGEEPPRYVAISKVRQMMKTATIDEQEVGDLDASGGPVVQRMYVPEAAERAEMLEGDEEEVAARLVEIFKEAGLV
- the tal gene encoding transaldolase produces the protein MNAIDKLHALGQSLWYDNIERHLLASGELAAMVARGEIRGVTSNPSIFSNAIVNSHNYDYDLITLAEDDYSSEQIYESLAIADIQGACDVFLPLYEQSNGGDGYVSLEVSPYLARDTEKTCQEAKRLWKRVGRPNLMIKIPATVEGLPAITRTIAAGINVNVTLIFSIRRYEAVMDAYLTGLEQRLATGEPIDGIASVASFFVSRIDSNIDARLQTLVDAGGDLAPRAAALQGKIAIANARLAFVRHKEVFAGERWEKIADMGGQIQRALWASTSTKNPAYKDTLYIDELIGANTVNTVPPATLVAFGDHGVAALTLDADVAAAQAAMDGLAALGISMDTVTQELEVEGVKKFAEAFTILLNAVEQRMRRV
- a CDS encoding (Fe-S)-binding protein, producing the protein MPERVNYWGIPHNWGAPELYVYTIMFLAAFVMLFRFYRQASLWWKIGQPEARWDKLHLRLGRLIQYAIVQTKVLRQRYPGVMHVAIAWSYFVFFLGTALATIHDHFFEFLFGNTLIVYKFTLDAFTIVFLVGAGMAIYRRYVQKPRRLTLEPGFTGSLTLITLIVLGGLFTESLRLAVEQPAWAWSSPAGWGLAQLWIATGASDAALTSWHLGIWVFHLLIVALTLITLPVGTLMHALTGPLNAFFSKLNHPFGTLSPGKETPTGKPIYVSQLSDLSWKQLLDGDACTECGRCQDACPAFAAGTPLSPKELILSIRDALRSNGSQLVGEAIATEALWACTTCGACIHECPVLIEHLDAIVDMRRYLVIEGDVDAELQDALTNLGRYGNSFGQSERMRAKWAKGIESKIKDAGKEPVEYLWFVGDYAAYSPTLSEITQKTAAVFQQIGLDFGILYKGENHSGNDVRRAGEEGLFEMLVEKNMKALERSEYQTIVTTDPHSYNALKNEYPT
- a CDS encoding class I SAM-dependent methyltransferase — translated: MQTNQLPPFTDYLLSKKSVDDRALNLRVWNQFGESLQQRATLKDQLDILEVGGGIGTMLARLLENDTLPNCRYTLVDTEPDSIAYAQVYLENWAREANWRFEFVTDDRFRLTNDKRRVDVETICGDIFPLLARCPAAWDAMIAHAVLDLFHLPSALPSLLTALQPGGLFYTTINYDGLTIFEPPLLPDFEAQILARYNQTMDKRRTDGQPSGDSRAGRHLFGELRQHGVDILATGSSDWVIYANALGYAQNEDVFLQHLLNFVETEMRRQPDIDAILLERWIATRRQQITDGELLCIVHQMDYLGMLPK
- a CDS encoding (Fe-S)-binding protein, coding for PVLHYTELLDQLIASGQLKFIKKLGYKVTYHDPCYLGRYNGVYDAPRRVIEATGCEIIEMPRCRDQAFCCGAGGGRIWMAEGEMSERPSEARIREAVELGNVTDFIVACPKDITMYADAVKTTSNEEYIVVKDLIELVFEALSE
- a CDS encoding NAD(P)-binding protein, encoding MNRRDFLKIVTLLGGAVAASRCNMLEEGDETVIVVGAGIAGLSAASALKKWGYNVIVLEARPRVGGRIWTSREWADAPLDMGASWIHGITNNPIARLANANDIKTIETDYENHWIYTAEGSELTNAAYDRLEEYEAVVQDYITETIEMLNDDVSLQAVLGIALAEEDISANEKQIILYLLNTIIEHEFAADINNLSAFSFDQGDEFGGEDVIFTDGYEQIIALLADGLDIRLNEIVQRVEYSDGGVTITTNQNLYDADRAVITLPLGILKSGRVQFSPALPVDKQRAIKQLGMGLLDKVYLRFPHIFWPKAAELLGYIGPRKGEWAEWLNIAHYTNAPILLGFNAATFARQTEAWSDQQIVGDAMATLRTIFGENIPDPLAWQITRWAADPYALGSYSYLTPGTDGETLDALATPVSGRLFFAGEATSREYQATVHGAYLSGIHAAEELWDA